One segment of Agrococcus sp. ProA11 DNA contains the following:
- a CDS encoding DUF2993 domain-containing protein: protein MSDAAETPRRRGRGFVILAIVLVVVAALVVAAELVARQVVPDTIRSTVVEQLSLPPEHPVQVEVDGILLPQLVAGSLADVRIASEAVTVGAFAGDITAQFEDVPIRGDGAAASGAAQVRMTTEQLRSLLATIDGFPAETIELEAPNVTASTEFSLLGATIALGLVLEPSAADGDLVLSPVEGSIAEATVTAEQLRQQFGGLLEPVLQDRSVCVASSLPAALTLESIEVEADELVAGFDIDGGIINDPALQEDGTC from the coding sequence ATGAGCGACGCCGCCGAGACGCCGCGACGTCGCGGACGCGGCTTCGTCATCCTCGCCATCGTGCTCGTCGTGGTCGCGGCACTGGTGGTGGCCGCCGAGCTCGTCGCGCGCCAGGTGGTGCCCGACACGATTCGCTCGACGGTGGTCGAGCAGCTCTCGCTGCCGCCGGAGCACCCGGTCCAGGTGGAGGTCGACGGCATCCTGCTCCCGCAGCTCGTCGCCGGATCGCTCGCTGATGTGCGGATCGCGTCGGAAGCCGTTACCGTCGGCGCGTTCGCCGGCGACATCACCGCGCAGTTCGAGGACGTCCCGATCCGGGGTGACGGCGCGGCCGCGAGCGGTGCGGCGCAGGTGCGCATGACCACCGAGCAGCTGCGCTCGCTGCTGGCGACCATCGACGGCTTCCCGGCCGAGACCATCGAGCTGGAAGCGCCGAACGTCACCGCGTCGACCGAGTTCTCGCTGCTGGGCGCGACGATCGCGCTGGGGCTGGTGCTCGAGCCCAGTGCCGCCGACGGCGACCTCGTGCTCTCGCCCGTCGAGGGCAGCATTGCGGAGGCGACCGTCACCGCCGAGCAGCTGCGGCAGCAGTTCGGCGGCCTGCTGGAGCCGGTGCTGCAGGACCGCAGCGTCTGCGTCGCGTCGTCGCTGCCCGCGGCGCTGACGCTGGAGTCGATCGAGGTGGAGGCGGATGAGCTCGTCGCCGGCTTCGACATCGACGGCGGCATCATCAATGATCCGGCGCTGCAGGAGGACGGCACCTGCTGA
- a CDS encoding GNAT family N-acetyltransferase — translation MTIDIRTEIPSPAAIVELYRSVGWSAYTDDADRLVAAVAASHRVFTAWSADAELIGLARTVSDGLTIAYLQDILVAPQHQRGGIGGALLDAVVAASSGIRQLVLLTDDAPAQRAFYESRGFTEAHDVAPRALRSFVRLR, via the coding sequence GTGACCATCGACATCCGCACCGAGATCCCGAGTCCCGCGGCGATCGTCGAGCTCTACCGCTCCGTCGGCTGGAGCGCATACACGGATGACGCCGACCGGCTCGTGGCGGCCGTGGCCGCATCGCACCGCGTCTTCACCGCGTGGTCTGCGGACGCGGAGCTCATCGGGCTCGCGCGCACGGTCTCCGACGGGCTCACGATCGCGTACCTGCAGGACATCCTGGTCGCGCCGCAGCACCAACGCGGCGGCATTGGCGGCGCGCTGCTCGACGCGGTGGTCGCCGCGTCGTCCGGGATCCGCCAACTGGTGCTGCTGACCGATGACGCGCCTGCACAGCGCGCCTTCTACGAGTCGCGCGGCTTCACCGAGGCGCACGACGTGGCACCCCGCGCGTTGCGCTCATTCGTGCGCCTGCGCTGA
- a CDS encoding GNAT family N-acetyltransferase yields MNEPQTSHDHVIVGDDSDRGRYEAHVGGRLAGVLSYVDDSDGNRVLQHTVVGDEFGGHGVGGAMAAFALSDAAESGRQIVPQCTFVQSWLEKHPQQQQHVAHPYGS; encoded by the coding sequence ATGAACGAGCCGCAGACATCTCACGACCACGTCATCGTCGGCGACGACAGCGACCGGGGGCGCTACGAGGCGCACGTGGGCGGTCGCCTCGCCGGCGTGCTCTCGTATGTCGATGACTCGGACGGCAACCGGGTGCTGCAGCACACCGTCGTCGGCGACGAGTTCGGCGGCCACGGCGTCGGAGGAGCCATGGCGGCGTTCGCGCTCAGCGACGCGGCGGAGTCGGGGCGGCAGATCGTGCCGCAGTGCACGTTCGTGCAGTCCTGGCTCGAGAAGCACCCGCAGCAGCAGCAGCACGTCGCGCACCCCTACGGCAGCTGA
- a CDS encoding TerC family protein, whose amino-acid sequence MDFSLVLTPDLLAIFLTLFVLEIVLGVDNVIFISILAAKLPKSQQAKARTLGLTLAMVMRIGLVLLAGWIITLNTDLFTLFGMGFSGRELILIFGGGFLLYKAIHEIHLKLEGEEGHEASAGTATFGAVLAQILAMDLVFSLDSVITAVGMTSNMIVIITAVVISFGILLFSAKYIFDFVNRHPTVKMLALSFLLLIGVFLIAEGFGFHIDKAFIYGPMVFAVLVEGLNLWAAARRRKRAGKADEAVRLHLRTYAGPVRGEGRDLEGQSPATAASPERPTEPID is encoded by the coding sequence ATGGACTTCTCGCTCGTTCTCACGCCCGACCTGCTCGCCATCTTCCTGACGCTGTTCGTGCTCGAGATCGTGCTCGGCGTCGACAACGTCATCTTCATCTCGATCCTCGCCGCGAAGCTGCCGAAGTCGCAGCAGGCGAAGGCGCGCACGCTCGGCCTGACGCTCGCGATGGTGATGCGCATCGGCCTGGTGCTGCTGGCCGGCTGGATCATCACGCTCAACACCGACCTCTTCACGCTGTTCGGCATGGGCTTCTCGGGCCGCGAGCTCATCCTCATCTTCGGCGGCGGCTTCCTCCTCTACAAGGCGATCCACGAGATCCACCTGAAGCTCGAGGGAGAAGAGGGCCACGAGGCGTCGGCGGGCACGGCCACCTTCGGCGCTGTGCTCGCGCAGATCCTCGCCATGGATCTGGTGTTCTCGCTCGACTCGGTCATCACCGCTGTCGGCATGACGAGCAACATGATCGTCATCATCACCGCGGTGGTCATCTCGTTCGGCATCCTGCTGTTCTCGGCGAAGTACATCTTCGACTTCGTCAACCGCCACCCGACCGTGAAGATGCTGGCGCTGTCGTTCCTGCTCCTGATCGGCGTCTTCCTGATCGCGGAGGGCTTCGGCTTCCACATCGACAAGGCATTCATCTACGGCCCGATGGTGTTCGCCGTGCTCGTCGAGGGCCTGAACCTCTGGGCCGCGGCGCGCCGCCGCAAGCGCGCAGGCAAGGCCGACGAGGCGGTGCGCCTGCATTTGCGCACCTACGCCGGCCCGGTGCGCGGCGAGGGCCGCGACCTGGAGGGGCAGTCGCCCGCGACGGCCGCGAGCCCCGAGCGACCGACTGAGCCGATTGACTGA
- a CDS encoding biotin/lipoate A/B protein ligase family protein, translated as MHGEYKVPGGKLVVVDLDERDGRIVDFRLAGDFFLEPDEALAAIDAAVEGLPVTATAVEIGEAIKVGLPRDAVLLGFTPESVGVAIRRALQHASSFSDYEWTIIDDEPRLPIVHVALDEVLTEEVGAGRRGPTLRFWNLAGPAVYLGSFQSYRNEVEPDAAERHGIPVLRRITGGGAMFSEPDNAITYSLYVPGDLVSGMSFQDSYAFLDAWVIEALKGLGIDAFYAPLNDITSAKGKIGGAAQKRLASGAVLHHATMSYDIDADKMTEVLRIGKEKLSDKGTTSAKKRVDPLKSQTGMEKAAVQDALKATFRKLFGGADGALTEAELSAADDRIRTKFSTREWLHRVP; from the coding sequence ATGCACGGCGAGTACAAGGTTCCCGGCGGCAAGCTCGTGGTCGTCGACCTCGACGAGCGAGACGGCCGCATCGTCGACTTCCGCCTCGCGGGCGACTTCTTCCTCGAGCCCGACGAGGCGCTGGCGGCGATCGATGCGGCCGTCGAGGGGCTGCCGGTCACGGCGACCGCGGTCGAGATCGGCGAGGCGATCAAGGTGGGGCTGCCGCGGGACGCGGTGCTGCTCGGCTTCACGCCCGAATCGGTCGGCGTCGCGATCCGTCGCGCGCTGCAGCATGCGAGCTCGTTCAGCGATTACGAGTGGACGATCATCGACGACGAGCCGCGGCTGCCGATCGTGCATGTGGCGCTCGACGAAGTGCTGACGGAGGAGGTCGGTGCCGGCCGCCGCGGCCCCACCCTCCGGTTCTGGAACCTGGCAGGGCCCGCCGTCTACCTGGGCTCGTTCCAGTCGTACAGGAACGAGGTGGAGCCGGATGCCGCCGAGCGCCACGGCATCCCGGTGCTGCGCCGCATCACCGGCGGCGGCGCGATGTTCTCGGAGCCCGACAACGCCATCACCTACTCGCTCTACGTGCCCGGCGACCTGGTCTCGGGCATGAGCTTCCAGGATTCCTACGCGTTCCTCGACGCCTGGGTGATCGAGGCGCTCAAGGGTCTCGGCATCGACGCCTTCTACGCGCCGCTCAACGACATCACTTCGGCGAAGGGCAAGATCGGCGGCGCGGCGCAGAAGCGCCTCGCTTCCGGTGCCGTGCTGCATCACGCGACCATGTCGTACGACATCGACGCCGACAAGATGACCGAGGTGCTCCGCATCGGCAAGGAGAAGCTGAGCGACAAGGGCACCACGAGCGCGAAGAAGCGCGTCGACCCGTTGAAGTCGCAGACCGGCATGGAGAAGGCTGCGGTGCAGGATGCGCTCAAGGCCACCTTCCGCAAGCTGTTCGGCGGCGCCGACGGGGCGCTCACCGAGGCCGAGCTCTCGGCGGCGGACGATCGCATCCGCACGAAGTTCAGCACCAGGGAGTGGCTGCACCGCGTGCCATGA
- a CDS encoding alpha/beta hydrolase, which yields MPKFTAIRTESTLVDLQGVTIHCYTWRPGKPKAVVLIAHGLGEHALRYEHVAQHLVGAGYAVWALDQRGHGATGIEQHEGDLSKLGHLGPGGMRAVVGDLASLLKRIRGEHPGLPVAILGHSWGSLSTQILLNGSASLVDAAVLTGTSYRMPGWMNAGDLNARHTHLGETGYEWLSRDQAVIDAFVLDPLTFPAKPLQLFGPVEGARLYGVPARRIQPDIPVLIAGGSDDSLGGSKSLQKLGEVYRKRSQLSDVTVTVYPGARHEILNEINKSKVLDDIVEWLDQRLVPSAAERR from the coding sequence GTGCCCAAGTTCACCGCCATCCGCACCGAGTCGACCCTGGTCGACCTGCAGGGCGTGACCATCCACTGCTACACGTGGCGGCCAGGCAAGCCCAAGGCGGTCGTGCTCATCGCGCACGGCCTCGGCGAGCACGCGCTGCGCTACGAGCACGTCGCCCAGCACCTGGTCGGCGCGGGCTACGCCGTGTGGGCCCTCGATCAGCGCGGTCACGGCGCGACCGGCATCGAGCAGCACGAGGGCGATCTGAGCAAGCTCGGGCACCTCGGACCGGGCGGCATGCGCGCCGTGGTCGGCGATCTCGCGAGCCTGCTCAAGCGCATCCGCGGCGAGCACCCCGGCCTGCCGGTCGCGATCCTCGGCCACTCCTGGGGCTCGCTCTCCACCCAGATCCTGCTGAACGGCTCGGCGTCGCTCGTCGACGCCGCAGTGCTCACCGGCACGTCCTATCGGATGCCCGGCTGGATGAACGCGGGCGACCTGAACGCCCGCCATACGCATCTCGGCGAGACCGGCTACGAGTGGCTCTCGCGCGATCAGGCGGTCATCGACGCCTTCGTGCTCGATCCGCTCACGTTCCCCGCGAAGCCGCTGCAGCTGTTCGGCCCCGTCGAGGGCGCGCGCCTCTACGGAGTGCCGGCCCGTCGCATCCAGCCAGACATCCCCGTGCTCATCGCCGGCGGCTCGGACGACTCGCTCGGCGGCTCCAAGTCGCTGCAGAAGCTCGGCGAGGTCTACCGCAAGCGCTCGCAGCTCAGCGACGTCACCGTCACCGTCTACCCGGGTGCGCGCCACGAGATCCTCAACGAGATCAACAAGTCGAAGGTGCTCGACGACATCGTCGAGTGGCTCGACCAGCGACTGGTGCCGAGCGCGGCCGAGCGGCGCTGA
- a CDS encoding excinuclease ABC subunit UvrA: MVEQISVRGARENNLQGVDVDIPKRQLSVFTGVSGSGKSSLVFGTIAAESRRLIDETYEAFVQGFMPPAPQPDADSLEGLTAAILVGQDQMGANSRSTVGTATDAYTMLRILWSRVGEPRLDSPVLFSFNDPRGMCMVCEGLGRVSAIDVDAIVDRQKSLNEGAIDFPNYQVGSWYWKLYAESGQLDPDKRVADYSAEELRLFLHGDERKVNFAGFNMTYEGLIPKLRKSVFVKDLDSMKPALRARVEAAATYGDCEECGGSRLNAAAREVTVQGSTIAEATAMQLTDLAAFVAAIPADAGGAATAPLRAKLVDLLETFDAIGLGYLSLDRPAGSLSGGEAQRTKMVRHMGSALTDVTYVFDEPTAGLHAHDVERMNGLLQRLRDKGNTVLVVEHKPEVMAIADRIVDMGPGAGRHGGTIVFEGTFDELRVAGTRTGDHLEHRQAIKSSVREPTGHIPIRDARAHNLTGIDVDVPTGVLVAVTGVAGSGKSSLIHGSLPREGVTFVDQTEIRGSRRSNPATYTGILEPIRKAFATANKVKPALFSANSEGACPECKGLGVISSDLAFMAGVTTPCELCGGRRFTAEVLEYELRGASIGDVLDMSVEQAAAFFTEKQVAPMLGRLEDVGLGYITLGQTLPTLSGGERQRLKLAIEMGTDAAVIVLDEPTTGLHMADVDNLVGLLERIVDAGRTVIVIEHNLDVVARADWLIDLGPGAGQQGGRLVFEGTPAALAAAPGDSLTGHHLAKRLAP; the protein is encoded by the coding sequence GTGGTCGAGCAGATCAGCGTGCGCGGTGCGCGCGAGAACAACCTCCAGGGTGTCGACGTCGACATCCCCAAGCGGCAGCTGAGCGTCTTCACCGGCGTCTCCGGCTCCGGCAAGTCGAGCCTGGTGTTCGGCACGATCGCGGCCGAGTCGCGGCGCCTCATCGACGAGACCTACGAGGCGTTCGTGCAGGGCTTCATGCCGCCCGCGCCCCAGCCCGACGCCGACAGCCTCGAGGGCCTCACCGCCGCGATCCTCGTCGGGCAGGACCAGATGGGCGCCAACTCGCGCTCGACCGTCGGCACGGCGACGGATGCGTACACGATGCTGCGGATCCTGTGGTCGCGGGTGGGCGAGCCCAGGCTCGATTCGCCGGTGCTGTTCTCGTTCAACGACCCGCGCGGCATGTGCATGGTGTGCGAGGGCCTGGGCCGGGTCTCGGCGATCGACGTGGATGCGATCGTCGACCGGCAGAAGAGCCTCAACGAGGGCGCGATCGACTTCCCGAACTACCAGGTCGGCTCCTGGTACTGGAAGCTCTACGCCGAGTCCGGCCAGCTCGACCCCGACAAGCGCGTCGCCGACTACAGCGCCGAGGAGCTGCGCCTGTTCCTCCACGGCGACGAGCGCAAGGTCAACTTCGCCGGGTTCAACATGACCTACGAGGGCCTCATCCCGAAGCTGCGGAAGAGCGTCTTCGTGAAGGACCTCGACTCGATGAAGCCGGCGCTGCGAGCCCGCGTCGAGGCGGCGGCGACCTACGGCGACTGCGAGGAGTGCGGCGGCTCGCGGCTCAACGCGGCGGCGCGCGAGGTGACGGTGCAGGGCTCGACGATCGCCGAGGCGACCGCGATGCAGCTGACCGACCTGGCGGCCTTCGTCGCCGCGATCCCGGCCGACGCCGGCGGCGCCGCGACCGCGCCGCTGCGGGCCAAGCTCGTCGACCTGCTCGAGACCTTCGACGCCATCGGGCTCGGCTACCTCTCGCTCGACCGTCCCGCCGGCAGCCTCTCCGGTGGCGAGGCGCAGCGCACCAAGATGGTGCGGCACATGGGCTCGGCGCTCACCGACGTCACCTACGTGTTCGACGAGCCGACCGCTGGCCTGCACGCGCACGACGTCGAGCGCATGAACGGCCTGCTGCAGCGGCTGCGCGACAAGGGCAACACCGTGCTCGTCGTCGAGCACAAGCCCGAGGTGATGGCGATCGCCGACCGCATCGTCGACATGGGTCCCGGCGCCGGCCGGCACGGCGGCACGATCGTGTTCGAGGGCACCTTCGACGAGCTGCGCGTCGCCGGCACCCGCACGGGCGACCACCTCGAGCATCGGCAGGCGATCAAGTCCTCCGTGCGCGAGCCGACGGGGCACATCCCCATCCGCGATGCTCGCGCGCACAACCTGACGGGGATCGACGTCGACGTCCCGACCGGCGTGCTCGTCGCCGTGACGGGCGTCGCGGGCTCCGGCAAGTCGTCGCTGATCCACGGCTCGCTGCCGCGCGAGGGAGTCACGTTCGTCGACCAGACCGAGATCCGGGGCTCTCGGCGCTCGAACCCGGCGACCTACACGGGCATCCTGGAGCCCATCCGCAAGGCGTTCGCCACCGCCAACAAGGTGAAGCCGGCGCTCTTCAGCGCCAACTCCGAGGGCGCCTGCCCGGAGTGCAAGGGGCTCGGCGTGATCTCCTCCGACCTCGCCTTCATGGCGGGCGTCACGACGCCGTGCGAGCTCTGCGGCGGCCGGCGGTTCACGGCCGAGGTGCTGGAGTACGAACTGCGCGGCGCTTCGATCGGCGACGTGCTCGACATGTCGGTCGAGCAGGCCGCGGCGTTCTTCACCGAGAAGCAGGTCGCGCCGATGCTCGGTCGACTCGAAGACGTGGGGCTCGGCTACATCACCCTCGGTCAGACGCTCCCGACCCTCTCCGGCGGAGAGCGCCAGCGGCTGAAGCTCGCGATCGAGATGGGCACCGATGCCGCCGTGATCGTGCTCGACGAGCCCACCACCGGCCTGCACATGGCCGACGTCGACAACCTCGTCGGGCTGCTGGAGCGCATCGTCGACGCCGGCCGCACGGTGATCGTGATCGAGCACAACCTCGACGTCGTCGCGCGCGCCGACTGGCTCATCGACCTCGGGCCGGGCGCCGGGCAGCAGGGCGGCCGGCTCGTCTTCGAGGGCACACCGGCCGCGCTCGCGGCAGCGCCCGGCGACTCGCTCACCGGCCACCACCTCGCGAAGCGTCTCGCCCCCTGA
- a CDS encoding solute carrier family 23 protein has product MFTWRTRDDATLSATDIVYPEERLGWGRTIGLGMQHVVAMFGATFLVPIITGFPPSTTLLFSGIGTILFLLITKNQLPSYLGSSFAFIAPVGAATAMGGHGFALAGIVLVGLLLALVGVIVHFSGTRWLGAVMPPVVSGTIVALIGFNLAPAARDNFAQDPLLSVITLGAVILTAVLFRGLVGRLAILVGVVVGYAVAAATGSIDWQPVADAAWIGLPEFTTPSLDPALLPALLMFVPVVLPLIAENLGHVKGVGALLRRDLDPLAGRTLFSDGIATTIAGLFGGSATTTYGENIGVMSATRVFSTAAYWVAAFTAILLGLSPKIGAIIFAVPAGVLGGVTTALYGLIGIIGVRIWIENQVDFSKPRNQFAAGVGLIVAIANFTLSTGTLLFEGIVLGTVATLVIYHLMAGLERLRGSEPMARADHAPPATDPAD; this is encoded by the coding sequence ATGTTCACCTGGCGCACCCGCGACGACGCGACCCTGTCCGCGACCGACATCGTCTACCCCGAGGAGCGCCTTGGCTGGGGGCGCACGATCGGCCTCGGCATGCAGCACGTGGTCGCCATGTTCGGCGCCACCTTCCTGGTGCCGATCATCACCGGCTTCCCGCCGTCGACGACGCTGCTCTTCTCGGGCATCGGCACGATCCTCTTCCTGCTGATCACGAAGAACCAGCTGCCCAGCTACCTCGGCTCGTCGTTCGCGTTCATCGCGCCGGTCGGCGCCGCGACCGCGATGGGCGGGCACGGCTTCGCCCTCGCCGGCATCGTGCTGGTCGGCCTGCTGCTCGCGCTGGTCGGCGTCATCGTGCACTTCTCGGGGACGCGATGGCTGGGCGCCGTCATGCCGCCGGTCGTCTCCGGCACGATCGTGGCGCTCATCGGCTTCAACCTGGCGCCTGCGGCGCGCGACAACTTCGCCCAGGACCCGCTGCTGTCGGTCATCACGCTCGGCGCCGTCATCCTCACGGCGGTGCTCTTCCGCGGGCTCGTCGGCCGCCTCGCCATCCTGGTCGGCGTCGTCGTCGGCTACGCGGTCGCCGCAGCGACGGGCTCGATCGACTGGCAGCCGGTCGCCGACGCCGCATGGATCGGCCTGCCGGAGTTCACGACGCCCTCGCTCGACCCGGCGCTGCTGCCCGCCCTGCTGATGTTCGTGCCCGTCGTGCTCCCGCTCATCGCCGAGAACCTGGGCCACGTGAAGGGCGTCGGCGCGCTGCTGCGGCGCGACCTCGATCCGCTCGCCGGCCGCACGCTCTTCTCCGACGGCATCGCCACCACGATCGCCGGGCTCTTCGGCGGCTCGGCCACGACCACCTACGGCGAGAACATCGGCGTCATGAGCGCCACGCGCGTCTTCTCGACCGCCGCGTACTGGGTGGCGGCGTTCACCGCGATCCTGCTGGGCCTGAGCCCGAAGATCGGCGCGATCATCTTCGCCGTGCCCGCCGGCGTGCTCGGCGGCGTCACCACGGCGCTCTACGGACTCATCGGCATCATCGGCGTGCGCATCTGGATCGAGAACCAGGTCGACTTCTCGAAGCCGCGCAACCAGTTCGCCGCCGGCGTCGGCCTCATCGTCGCAATCGCGAACTTCACACTCAGCACCGGCACGCTGCTGTTCGAGGGCATCGTGCTCGGCACAGTCGCGACGCTCGTGATCTACCACCTGATGGCGGGCCTCGAGCGGCTGCGCGGCAGCGAGCCGATGGCACGGGCCGACCACGCGCCGCCTGCCACCGACCCCGCCGACTAG
- the poxB gene encoding ubiquinone-dependent pyruvate dehydrogenase — MGSVAENIVQTLVANGVQRVYGLPGDSLNAFTEAIRVEDRLDWVHVRHEETAAFAAGAEAEMTGELTVCAGSCGPGNLHLINGLFDANRNRVPMLAIAAHIPTVEIGTNYFQETHPQELFRECSVYVEYVASPEQMPRLLEIAMRTAIEQRGVAVLVIPGDVASAALEDDRHTLIRRTRSATVPVDEQLREAAELLNGAKTVTILGGAGTAGAHAEVLAVAERLGAPTVHAMRGKEHLEHDNPFDVGMTGLLGFASGYRAMSNADAVLLLGTDFPYPQFYPDDARFVQVDIRGEQIGRRHPIDVALVGGVQETCAALLPLLDQKGDRHLRDAQKHYAKTREQLDDLATPARKGRPVHPQYLARRISELAADDAVFIPDVGSPVVYASRYLTMNGRRRLLGSFSHGSMANAVPQAIGVLAQDRTRQTVTLSGDGGLAMLLGDLLTLTQNDLPAKVVVFNNASLNFVDLEMKAAGLVPFATDLENPSFAAVAEAMGMKGIRVESSADVDAALTEAFAHDGPALVDVLCDAQELTIPPAIAFEQAKGFALYAIRTVLSGRGDELLDLARTNWRQLF; from the coding sequence ATGGGATCGGTTGCGGAGAACATCGTCCAGACCCTGGTCGCGAACGGCGTGCAGCGCGTCTACGGGCTGCCCGGTGACTCGCTCAACGCCTTCACCGAGGCGATCCGCGTCGAGGATCGGCTCGACTGGGTGCACGTGCGCCACGAGGAGACCGCCGCCTTCGCCGCCGGCGCCGAAGCCGAGATGACCGGCGAGCTGACGGTGTGCGCGGGCAGCTGCGGGCCCGGCAACCTGCACCTCATCAACGGCCTCTTCGACGCCAACCGCAACCGGGTGCCGATGCTCGCGATCGCCGCGCACATCCCCACGGTCGAGATCGGCACGAACTACTTCCAGGAGACGCACCCGCAGGAGCTCTTCCGCGAGTGCTCCGTCTACGTCGAGTACGTGGCGAGCCCCGAGCAGATGCCGCGGCTGCTCGAGATCGCGATGCGCACCGCGATCGAGCAGCGCGGCGTCGCCGTGCTCGTGATTCCCGGGGATGTGGCCTCTGCCGCCCTCGAGGACGACCGGCACACGCTCATCCGCCGCACGCGCTCCGCCACCGTGCCGGTCGACGAGCAGCTGCGCGAAGCCGCCGAGCTGCTCAACGGCGCCAAGACCGTGACGATCCTCGGCGGCGCCGGCACGGCAGGTGCGCATGCCGAGGTGCTCGCGGTCGCGGAGCGGCTGGGCGCCCCGACCGTGCACGCGATGCGCGGCAAGGAGCACCTGGAGCACGACAACCCGTTCGACGTCGGCATGACGGGGCTGCTCGGCTTCGCGAGCGGCTACCGGGCGATGAGCAACGCGGATGCGGTGCTGCTGCTGGGCACCGACTTCCCCTACCCGCAGTTCTATCCGGACGACGCGCGCTTCGTGCAGGTCGACATCCGCGGCGAGCAGATCGGCAGGCGGCATCCCATCGACGTGGCGCTCGTCGGCGGGGTGCAGGAGACCTGCGCTGCCCTGCTGCCGCTGCTCGACCAGAAGGGCGACCGACACCTGCGGGACGCGCAGAAGCACTACGCCAAGACGCGCGAGCAGCTGGATGATCTCGCGACACCGGCTCGCAAGGGCCGCCCCGTGCACCCGCAGTACCTCGCTCGCCGCATCAGCGAGCTCGCCGCCGACGACGCGGTCTTCATTCCCGACGTCGGCTCGCCGGTCGTCTACGCATCCCGCTACCTGACCATGAACGGCAGGCGACGCCTGCTCGGGTCGTTCAGTCACGGCTCGATGGCCAATGCCGTCCCGCAGGCGATCGGCGTGCTGGCGCAGGACCGCACGCGCCAGACCGTGACGCTCTCGGGCGACGGCGGGCTCGCGATGCTCCTGGGCGATCTGCTCACGCTGACGCAGAACGACCTGCCCGCCAAGGTCGTGGTCTTCAACAACGCATCGCTGAACTTCGTCGACCTGGAGATGAAGGCCGCCGGACTCGTGCCGTTCGCGACCGATCTCGAGAACCCGAGCTTCGCGGCGGTGGCGGAGGCGATGGGCATGAAGGGCATCCGGGTCGAGAGCTCGGCCGACGTCGACGCCGCGCTCACCGAGGCGTTCGCGCACGACGGTCCGGCGCTCGTCGATGTGCTGTGCGACGCGCAGGAGCTCACCATCCCGCCAGCGATCGCCTTCGAGCAGGCGAAGGGCTTCGCGCTCTACGCGATCCGCACCGTGCTCTCGGGCCGGGGCGACGAGCTGCTCGACCTCGCGCGCACCAACTGGCGACAGCTCTTCTGA